One Dysidea avara chromosome 7, odDysAvar1.4, whole genome shotgun sequence genomic region harbors:
- the LOC136261393 gene encoding transcription factor ETV6-like, protein MDVQDDNTYLSDVGNFLRETQTRGSETCSIPTFQELRYEFPLPSPPDSEEESFEDDISLWSKEKVAKWIESIVQEVALSRYPSQQTINLFVMDGKSLLYLSAEDLFQRDPELGPIISEKLMDLQKRVESYLDYNSWLKQDKIMWSNTSLTPSSSPCDSSDSEVEYPPTNYRDHPPYVPVAPTSFPHIFTETPPWFPYVSLPPPYNGALDSRPGGFNLGTCNPVEDVEIAIKKEPNFPASPTFYDGTYCDPFTCSTYSPIYKLQRTSLPPPSHVPPVQSNGCKRNCVNVDPKGIEGIPKTAQLYEFILKVLNNPINQHILSWKDKSKGIFYINDTKAFARLWGLHRNSESMSYEKLSRAMRYYYRRNILEQIKGRRLYKFTAKMNKQIMDE, encoded by the exons ATGGATGTGCAAGACGATAATACTTATTTGTCAGATGTTGGTAACTTTCTCCGAGAGACGCAGACGCGAGGAAGCGAAACATGCTCAATTCCAACATTTCAGGAG CTGAGATACGAGTTTCCTCTGCCATCACCACCAGATTCTGAAGAGGAGTCGTTTGAAGATG ACATTTCACTGTGGTCAAAAGAGAAAGTTGCTAAATGGATCGAAAGTATTGTACAAGAAGTGGCTTTGTCTCGGTATCCATCACAGCAGACAATCAACTTGTTTGTCATGGATGGAAAGTCTCTTCTTTACCTCTCAGCGGAGGATCTTTTCCAAAGGGACCCAGAGCTTGGTCCAATCATCTCTGAAAAATTAATGGACTTGCAAAAAC GTGTTGAATCTTACCTGGACTACAACAGTTGGCTCAAACAAGACAAAATAATGTGGTCGAATACATCTCTAACTCCAAGTAGCAGTCCTTGTGATTCTTCCGACAGTGAAG TTGAATATCCACCTACCAATTATCGTGACCATCCTCCATATGTACCAGTTGCTCCAACAAGTTTTCCTCATATCTTTACTGAAACTCCTCCATGGTTTCCATACGTCAGTCTGCCCCCACCGTACAATGGTGCTCTCGACTCTCGGCCTGGAGGATTTAATTTGGGAACATGTAATCCGGTAGAAGATGTTGAAATAGCTATCAAGAAAGAGCCAAATTTCCCAGCATCACCTACATTCTATGATGGGACATATTGTGATCCATTTACTTGCAGCACATATTCTCCAATCTACAAATTGCAGCGCACATCATTACCTCCTCCATCCCATG TTCCTCCAGTACAAAGTAATGGGTGTAAAAGAAATTGTGTGAACGTTGATCCCAAAGGAATTGAAG GTATTccaaaaacagctcagttgtatgAATTTATCCTAAAGGTTCTGAATAACCCAATCAATCAACACATTCTATCATGGAAGGATAAGAGCAAGGGTATTTTCTACATCAACGATACTAAGGCATTTGCCAGACTCTGGGGACTGCATCGTAACAGTGAATCAATGTCATATGAGAAACTGAGTAGAGCAATGCGCTACTACTACCGTCGTAACATTTTGGAACAAATCAAAGGAAGAAGATTATATAAGTTCACAGCTAAAATGAACAAGCAAATCATGGATGAATGA